The following are encoded together in the Hoplias malabaricus isolate fHopMal1 chromosome 3, fHopMal1.hap1, whole genome shotgun sequence genome:
- the tespa1 gene encoding protein ITPRID2: MESPSSVCRRQAWATSSRRRHPLEDTVTQSSAINTPTSSKCPPTQSLSLQDEVFIEGCSTGKIETWLQSCGNGGSQENPSQLTVESFMKAASSFEDDLSLGAEATALNVGSHDEEFGHCPLLLPPPKSRKDFHTSTPQQKLSLPMCNMGHSMASSAFSSTTNKTVSSVSEVLQMCAEDAEETLYQLGFGCEEPQVTARIPARFFTFPSQLKGINFRLFLESQLRRIREEDPGLSLASRFRQVEVLTAMANAFYSLYSHVSRTPLQKLAPPEFSFSSPTVERSIGQRFFGNVRVEPRSPVERLKDTVSKMCLYTGSRGSDSASPNSSPRKRNSLPDVVGMVLGAGKTERALDQEKVVWLQDMADNMTKRLKEKKEPQLAQVKTPEKVMSPHKERIQRWSQSGQKDGARVKACLIKPEQVSESLESQGSKITDIEAASENFTPLSASVSKPETKPTVAIITYDVVCPHVVECVHQAPYRCLKTEKKSTVGSSSAIHIHSESPCPGKPEPKDNLCVTDTQSQVELSAVGKDGDLVEKPSEVSQDDSASLYPTASKRSPCRIMVTGWEGDTTILKRHPSGDSASGSSPHLSLLGNQRYLSPNKHPSSQIKQANSFELEEVQSAGEEENVSAELCAAHSLSVTAATQQKCFPLRWDSFQSDSSGYADDEMQHSCTVQNRETS, from the exons ATGGAGAGCCCGTCCTCGGTGTGCAGGCGGCAGGCGTGGGCGACCAGCAGCCGGCGCCGGCACCCCCTGGAGGACACTGTGACCCAGAGCAGCGCCATAAACACCCCAACCAGCTCAAAGTGTCCTCCAACACAGAGTCTCTCACTGCAGGACGAGGTCTTCATAGAGG GATGCTCTACAGGAAAGATTGAAACTTGGCTCCAAAGCTGTGG AAATGGAGGTAGCCAAGAGAACCCCAGCCAGCTAACTGTGG AATCTTTCATGAAGGCTGCTAGCAGTTTTGAGGATGACCTAAGCCTTGGGGCTGAAG CAACGGCACTAAATGTTGGATCACATGATGAAGAGTTTGG GCACTGCCCTTTGCTCCTACCTCCTCCTAAATCACGGAAAGACTTCCACACGAG CACTCCTCAGCAAAAGCTTAGCCTACCAATGTGTAACATGGGTCACAGCATGGCGTCCAGTGCCTTCTCATCTACCACAAATAAGACTGTTTCCAG TGTGTCTGAGGTGCTGCAGATGTGTGCAGAAGATGCAGAGGAAACACTGTATCAGTTGGGGTTTGGTTGTGAGGAGCCGCAGGTCACTGCTCGTATCCCGGCGCGTTTCTTCACATTCCCATCGCAGCTCAAAGGCATCAACTTCCGTCTGTTCCTTGAGTCCCAGCTCCGCCGCATTAGAGAGGAGGACCCCGGCCTTTCACTCGCTA GTCGTTTCCGTCAGGTGGAGGTGCTCACAGCTATGGCCAATGCTTTCTACTCCCTCTACTCTCATGTGTCGCGGACACCACTTCAGAAGCTGGCCCCACCTGAATTCAGCTTCTCCTCACCGACTGTGGAGCGCAGCATTGGACAGCGATTCTTCGGGAACGTGCGTGTTGAGCCACGCTCTCCTGTGGAGCGCCTTAAAGATACAGTCTCCAAGATGTGCTTATACACAGGCTCTCGTGGCTCAGACTCTGCCTCTCCAAATAGTTCTCCTCGCAAAAGGAACAGCCTGCCAGATGTGGTGGGAATGGTACTGGGAGCTGGGAAAACTGAAAGAGCCCTTGATCAGGAGAAAGTTGTATGGCTCCAGGACATGGCAGATAACATGACCAAGAGGCTGAAGGAGAAAAAGGAACCTCAGCTTGCCCAAGTGAAGACTCCTGAAAAAGTCATGAGTCCACACAAGGAGAGAATTCAACGTTGGTCACAGTCAGGGCAGAAAGATGGTGCTAGAGTTAAGGCATGCTTGATTAAGCCTGAGCAAGTATCTGAATCTCTTGAATCTCAGGGCTCCAAAATTACAGACATAGAAGCAGCTTCCGAAAATTTTACTCCACTTTCTGCCAGTGTCAGCAAACCTGAGACCAAGCCAACAGTTGCCATTATTACATATGATGTCGTTTGCCCTCATGTGGTGGAGTGTGTGCATCAGGCACCGTATCGTTGTCTAAAGACTGAGAAAAAGTCAACGGTGGGCTCATCTTCTGCTATTCACATTCACAGTGAATCCCCATGTCCTGGAAAACCTGAACCAAAAGACAATCTATGTGTCACAGATACACAGTCACAGGTTGAGTTGTCAGCTGTGGGTAAGGATGGGGATTTGGTGGAAAAACCTTCAGAGGTTTCACAAGACGACTCTGCGTCCCTCTACCCTACAGCCTCAAAAAGGTCACCGTGCAGGATCATGGTCACTGGATGGGAAGGGGACACTACCATCCTCAAAAGGCACCCATCTGGGGACTCTGCTTCTGGTAGCAGCCCCCATCTGTCTTTATTAGGCAACCAGCGGTACCTGAGTCCCAATAAACATCCAAGCAGCCAGATCAAGCAGGCTAACTCTTTTGAGTTGGAGGAG GTGCAGAGTGCGGGGGAAGAAGAGAACGTATCAGCAGAGCTATGTGCTGCACACTCACTCTCTGTTACAGCAGCAACTCAACAGAAAT GTTTCCCTTTAAGATGGGACAGTTTCCAGTCAGACAGCAGTGGCTATGCTGACGACGAAATGCAGCATTCTTGTACCGTCCAGAACAGAGAGACCAGCTGA
- the oxtrb gene encoding oxytocin receptor b: METLAANESSRNVSRAPNPLKRDEDVAKVEVAVLVLVLFLALAGNACVLAAVAVARNGKRGARSRMHFFMKHLSIADLAVAVFQVLPQLIWDATFRFYGPDALCRLVKYLQVVGMFASTYVLVLMSVDRCLAVWRPLRALRRRRAERTYVLASWALSLVLSAPQACIFSLREVGDGVYDCWAHFDQPWGAKAYVTWISLAVYIIPVTVLSACYGLISWKVWQNFRLKTARARRPEAGGGTGGGAGALERVSSVRLISEAKMRTVKMTFVIVVAYVVCWTPFFFVQMWAAWDPMAPREAMAFIIAMLLASLNSCCNPWIYMFFAGHLFRDLMRSCMVALHCGCGEQQSPKSQSGAMVMKSTCSQRSLTQTTTT; the protein is encoded by the exons ATGGAGACTTTGGCCGCGAACGAGTCCTCACGCAACGTTAGTCGCGCGCCGAACCCGCTGAAGCGCGACGAGGACGTGGCGAAGGTGGAGGTGGCCGTGCTCGTGCTCGTGCTGTTCCTGGCGCTGGCGGGTAACGCGTGCGTGCTGGCGGCCGTGGCCGTGGCGCGCAACGGTAAGCGCGGAGCGCGGTCACGCATGCACTTCTTCATGAAGCACCTGAGCATCGCGGACCTGGCGGTGGCCGTGTTCCAGGTTCTGCCGCAGCTCATCTGGGACGCCACCTTCCGCTTCTACGGGCCCGACGCTCTCTGCCGCCTGGTGAAGTACCTGCAGGTGGTGGGCATGTTCGCGTCCACCTACGTGCTCGTGCTGATGTCCGTGGACCGGTGCCTGGCCGTGTGGCGGCCGCTGCGCGCGCTCCGCCGCCGCCGGGCCGAGCGCACCTACGTGCTGGCCTCGTGGGCGCTGAGCCTCGTGCTGAGCGCGCCGCAGGCTTGTATCTTCTCGCTCCGGGAGGTGGGCGACGGCGTCTACGACTGCTGGGCCCACTTCGACCAACCGTGGGGCGCCAAGGCTTACGTCACGTGGATCAGCCTCGCCGTCTACATCATCCCCGTGACCGTGCTCAGCGCGTGCTACGGACTCATCAGCTGGAAGGTGTGGCAGAACTTCAGACTCAAGACCGCACGAGCACGCCGCCCTGAGGCTGGGGGCGGGACAGGGGGCGGGGCCGGGGCATTGGAGCGCGTGAGCAGCGTGCGCCTCATCTCCGAAGCTAAGATGAGGACGGTGAAGATGACGTTCGTGATCGTGGTGGCCTACGTGGTGTGCTGGACGCCCTTCTTCTTTGTGCAGATGTGGGCTGCGTGGGACCCAATGGCGCCAAGAGAGG CAATGGCGTTTATTATTGCCATGCTGCTAGCTAGCCTGAACAGCTGCTGTAACCCCTGGATCTACATGTTCTTCGCTGGTCATCTGTTCCGTGACCTGATGCGGAGCTGCATGGTGGCATTACACTGTGGCTGTGGGGAGCAGCAGAGTCCAAAGAGCCAGTCAGGAGCTATGGTGATGAAGAGTACCTGCAGTCAGAGGAGCTTGACCCAGACTACCACTACATAA